The following are encoded in a window of Streptomyces sp. Go-475 genomic DNA:
- the dapB gene encoding 4-hydroxy-tetrahydrodipicolinate reductase: MSKLRVAVLGAKGRIGSEAVRAVEAAEDMELVAALGRGDQLETLTEAGAQVAVELTTPDSVMANLDFCVGHGIHAVVGTTGWTEERLAQLNGWLAKSPETGVLIAPNFSIGAVLTMKFAQIAAPYFESVEVVELHHPNKVDAPSGTATRTAQLIAEARRAAGTAPAPDATATALDGARGADVDGVPVHAVRLRGLLAHQEVLLGGEGETLTVRHDSLHHSSFMPGILLGARRVVSTPGLTFGLEHFLDLN; the protein is encoded by the coding sequence ATGAGCAAGCTGCGCGTGGCGGTCCTCGGCGCCAAGGGCCGGATCGGCTCCGAAGCCGTCCGGGCCGTCGAAGCCGCCGAGGACATGGAGCTGGTCGCCGCCCTCGGCCGGGGCGACCAGCTGGAGACGCTGACCGAGGCAGGCGCCCAGGTCGCGGTCGAGCTGACCACGCCCGACTCGGTCATGGCCAACCTCGATTTCTGCGTCGGCCACGGCATCCACGCGGTCGTCGGCACCACCGGCTGGACCGAGGAGCGCCTCGCGCAGCTGAACGGCTGGCTGGCGAAGTCCCCGGAGACGGGCGTGCTCATCGCGCCGAACTTCTCCATCGGGGCCGTCCTCACCATGAAGTTCGCGCAGATCGCCGCCCCCTACTTCGAGTCCGTCGAGGTCGTCGAGCTGCACCACCCGAACAAGGTGGACGCCCCCTCCGGCACCGCCACGCGCACCGCGCAGCTCATCGCCGAGGCCCGCCGCGCCGCCGGCACCGCCCCGGCCCCCGACGCCACGGCCACCGCCCTCGACGGCGCCCGCGGTGCCGACGTCGACGGCGTCCCGGTCCACGCGGTCCGGCTGCGCGGACTCCTCGCCCACCAGGAGGTCCTGCTCGGCGGCGAGGGCGAGACCCTGACGGTCCGGCACGACTCGCTCCACCACAGCAGCTTCATGCCGGGCATCCTGCTCGGCGCCCGCCGCGTGGTGAGCACCCCGGGCCTGACCTTCGGCCTGGAACACTTCCTGGACCTGAACTGA
- the thyX gene encoding FAD-dependent thymidylate synthase, whose protein sequence is MTDTPADDLKPSYRSDVTVELVKHTASDADVLFAARVSTLGEQSLDELKKDPERSKGLINYLMRDRHGSPFEHNSMTFLISAPIFVFREFMRHRVGWSYNEESGRYRELQPVFYVPDESRKLVQEGRPGKYVFVEGTRAQQELVGRVMEDSYRQAYEAYQEMLAAGVAREVARAVLPVGLYSSMYATCNARSLMHFLGLRTQHELAKVPSFPQREIEMVGEKMEAEWARLMPLTYAAFNANGRVAP, encoded by the coding sequence GTGACCGACACCCCCGCCGACGACCTCAAGCCCAGCTACCGCAGCGATGTCACCGTCGAGCTGGTCAAGCACACCGCGTCCGACGCGGACGTCCTCTTCGCCGCCCGCGTCTCGACCCTCGGCGAGCAGTCCCTGGACGAGCTGAAGAAGGACCCCGAGCGCTCCAAGGGTCTGATCAACTACCTGATGCGGGACCGGCACGGCAGCCCCTTCGAGCACAACTCGATGACCTTCCTGATCAGCGCCCCGATCTTCGTCTTCCGCGAGTTCATGCGGCACCGCGTCGGCTGGTCGTACAACGAGGAGAGCGGTCGCTACCGCGAGCTCCAGCCGGTCTTCTACGTCCCCGACGAGTCCCGCAAGCTCGTCCAGGAGGGCCGCCCGGGCAAGTACGTCTTCGTGGAGGGCACCCGGGCCCAGCAGGAACTGGTCGGCCGGGTCATGGAGGACTCCTACCGCCAGGCGTACGAGGCCTACCAGGAGATGCTCGCCGCCGGCGTCGCCCGCGAGGTCGCCCGCGCGGTCCTCCCGGTCGGCCTGTACTCGTCGATGTACGCCACCTGCAACGCCCGCTCCCTCATGCACTTCCTCGGCCTGCGCACCCAGCACGAGCTGGCCAAGGTCCCGTCCTTCCCGCAGCGCGAGATCGAGATGGTCGGCGAGAAGATGGAGGCCGAGTGGGCCCGGCTCATGCCGCTCACGTACGCCGCCTTCAACGCCAACGGGCGCGTGGCGCCGTAA
- the dapA gene encoding 4-hydroxy-tetrahydrodipicolinate synthase, with product MAPTSTPQTPFGRVLTAMVTPFTADGALDLDGAQRLATHLVDAGNDGLIINGTTGESPTTSDAEKADLVRAVLDAVGDRAHVVAGVGTNDTHHSIELARAAERTGAHGLLVVTPYYNKPPQEGLYRHFTAVADATGLPVMLYDIPGRSGVPINTETLVRLAEHPRIVANKDAKGDLGRASWAIARSGLAWYSGDDMLNLPLLSVGAVGFVSVVGHVVTPELRALVEAYTSGDVQKATEIHQKLLPVYTGMFRTQGVMTTKAALALQGLPGGPLRAPMVECAPEEIEQLKIDLAAGGVQL from the coding sequence ATGGCTCCGACCTCGACTCCGCAGACCCCCTTCGGGCGGGTCCTCACCGCCATGGTCACGCCCTTCACGGCGGACGGCGCACTCGACCTCGACGGCGCGCAGCGGCTCGCCACCCACCTGGTGGACGCAGGCAACGACGGCCTGATCATCAACGGCACCACCGGCGAGTCGCCCACCACCAGCGATGCGGAGAAAGCGGACCTCGTTCGAGCCGTCCTGGACGCCGTCGGCGACCGCGCCCACGTCGTGGCCGGAGTCGGCACCAACGACACCCACCACAGCATCGAACTGGCCCGTGCGGCGGAGCGCACCGGCGCACACGGCCTGCTCGTCGTGACCCCGTACTACAACAAGCCCCCGCAGGAGGGCCTCTACCGGCACTTCACGGCCGTCGCCGACGCCACCGGCCTGCCGGTCATGCTCTACGACATCCCCGGCCGCAGCGGCGTCCCGATCAACACCGAGACGCTCGTCCGTCTCGCCGAGCACCCGCGGATCGTCGCCAACAAGGACGCCAAGGGCGACCTCGGCCGCGCCAGCTGGGCCATCGCCCGCTCCGGCCTCGCCTGGTACTCCGGCGACGACATGCTGAACCTGCCCCTGCTCTCCGTCGGCGCGGTCGGCTTCGTCTCCGTCGTCGGCCACGTGGTCACCCCCGAGCTGCGCGCCCTGGTCGAGGCGTACACCTCGGGCGACGTCCAGAAGGCCACCGAGATCCACCAGAAGCTGCTCCCGGTCTACACGGGCATGTTCCGCACGCAGGGCGTGATGACCACCAAGGCGGCGCTCGCCCTCCAGGGCCTGCCCGGCGGACCCCTGCGCGCCCCCATGGTCGAGTGCGCGCCCGAGGAGATCGAGCAACTCAAGATCGATCTTGCCGCCGGCGGGGTACAGCTCTGA
- a CDS encoding ribonuclease J, protein MSHPHPELSSPPPLPEGGLRVTPLGGLGEIGRNMTVFEYDGRLLIVDCGVLFPEEEQPGIDLILPDFSSIRDRLDDIEGIVLTHGHEDHIGGVPFLLREKPDIPLIGSKLTLALIEAKLQEHRIRPYTLEVAEGHRERIGPFDCEFVAVNHSIPDALAVAIRTPAGMVVHTGDFKMDQLPLDNRLTDLHAFARLSEEGIDLLLSDSTNAEVPGFVPPERDISNVLRQVFAGARKRIIVASFASHVHRIQQILDAAYEYGRRVAFVGRSMVRNMGIARDLGYLKVPPGLVVDVKTLDDLPDNEVVLVCTGSQGEPMAALSRMANRDHQIRIVQGDTVILASSLIPGNENAVYRVINGLTRWGANVVHKGNAKVHVSGHASAGELLYFYNICRPRNLMPVHGEWRHLRANAELGALTGVPHDRIVIAEDGVAVDLVEGKAKISGKVQAGYVYVDGLSVGDVGEPALKDRKILGDEGIISVFVVIDSSTGKITGGPHIQARGSGIEDSAFGDVIPRITEVLERSAQDGVVEPHQMQQLVRRTLGKWVSDTYRRRPMILPVVVEV, encoded by the coding sequence TTGAGTCATCCGCATCCCGAACTCAGCTCGCCCCCGCCGCTCCCCGAAGGCGGCCTGCGAGTCACCCCGCTCGGTGGCCTCGGCGAGATCGGCCGCAACATGACGGTCTTCGAGTACGACGGCCGCCTGCTGATCGTCGACTGCGGAGTGCTCTTCCCCGAGGAGGAGCAGCCCGGAATCGACCTGATCCTGCCGGACTTCTCGTCCATCAGGGACCGTCTCGACGACATCGAGGGCATCGTCCTCACGCACGGCCACGAGGACCACATCGGCGGCGTCCCCTTCCTCCTGCGCGAGAAGCCGGACATCCCACTGATCGGCTCCAAGCTGACCCTCGCCCTCATCGAGGCCAAGCTCCAGGAACACCGCATCCGCCCGTACACCCTCGAGGTGGCGGAGGGACACCGCGAGCGCATCGGCCCCTTCGACTGCGAGTTCGTCGCGGTCAACCACTCCATCCCGGACGCGCTGGCCGTGGCCATCCGCACCCCCGCGGGCATGGTCGTGCACACCGGCGACTTCAAGATGGACCAGCTCCCGCTGGACAACCGCCTCACGGACCTCCACGCATTCGCACGCCTGAGCGAGGAGGGCATCGACCTCCTCCTCTCGGACTCGACGAACGCCGAGGTGCCGGGGTTCGTCCCGCCAGAGCGGGACATCTCCAACGTCCTGCGCCAGGTCTTCGCGGGCGCCCGCAAGCGCATCATCGTCGCCAGCTTCGCCAGCCACGTGCACCGCATCCAGCAGATCCTGGACGCGGCGTACGAGTACGGCCGCCGGGTCGCCTTCGTCGGCCGCTCCATGGTCCGCAACATGGGCATCGCCCGGGACCTCGGCTATCTGAAGGTCCCGCCGGGTCTGGTCGTGGACGTCAAGACGCTCGACGACCTCCCGGACAACGAGGTGGTCCTGGTCTGCACGGGCTCCCAGGGCGAACCGATGGCCGCCCTGTCCCGCATGGCCAACCGCGACCACCAGATCCGCATCGTCCAGGGCGACACGGTGATCCTGGCGTCGTCCCTGATCCCGGGCAACGAGAACGCGGTCTACCGCGTGATCAACGGCCTGACCCGCTGGGGCGCCAACGTGGTCCACAAGGGCAACGCCAAGGTCCACGTCTCCGGCCACGCCTCCGCGGGCGAGCTGCTGTACTTCTACAACATCTGCCGCCCGAGGAACCTGATGCCGGTCCACGGCGAATGGCGCCACCTGCGCGCCAACGCCGAGCTGGGCGCCCTGACCGGCGTCCCGCACGACCGCATCGTCATCGCCGAGGACGGCGTCGCCGTGGACCTCGTCGAGGGCAAGGCGAAGATCTCCGGCAAGGTCCAGGCGGGCTACGTCTACGTCGACGGCCTCTCGGTCGGCGACGTCGGCGAGCCGGCCCTCAAGGACCGCAAGATCCTCGGCGACGAGGGCATCATTTCGGTCTTCGTGGTCATCGACTCGTCCACCGGGAAGATCACCGGCGGCCCGCACATCCAGGCCCGCGGCTCGGGCATCGAGGACTCCGCCTTCGGCGATGTGATTCCCCGGATCACCGAGGTACTCGAACGCTCCGCGCAGGACGGCGTGGTCGAACCCCACCAGATGCAGCAGCTCGTACGCCGCACCCTGGGCAAGTGGGTCTCGGACACGTACCGGCGCCGGCCGATGATCCTGCCCGTGGTGGTGGAGGTCTGA